GCCCTGTGGGGCTCGCTGCGCGTGGGCGTCCCCATCGCGCTGGCGGCGATCGCCGGCGTCCTGCTGGTGATCGGCGGCGTGGCCTGGCTGACCGAGTCGCTCGGATCCCTGTGGGCCGGAACTCTCGTGGCCGGCGGATCGCTGCTGCTCGTCGCGCTCGTGCTGCTCGCGCTCGCGGCGCTCTCTCTCAAGCCCGCGCCACGTGTCCAGCCATCCGTGCCCGCACCGCCCGACGGCGACGACGGTCGCCCGAAGCTGGTCACCGGCGGCGAGTAACCCGGCCGCGGTGCCCGATTCCAGCGCTGGGGAGGCCGTCCGCTTCGTCGTGAGCGGGCGCGTTCAGGGGGTGGGCTTTCGCTGGTGGTGCATGCGCGCGGGTTCTGCGCTCGACGTATGGGGCACGATCAGGAACCTGGCCGACGGCAGCGTGGAGGTCATCGCCGCGGGCCAGGCAGAGGCTCTGGCGACCCTGGAGCAACGGCTGTGGAAGGGCCCGGCGCTGGCGCGCGTGACGGCCGTGCGCTCGAGCCCCGCGGAGTCGACGGGCTCGCCGGACGCCGGCCTTCGCGTAGTAGGCTAGTGTGCCGGCGCGGAAGTCCCGTGTGCACTGAGGCGCGTGATGCGCACGCGCCGGCACACTAGCCCTCAGGCGCCCGTTCTGCGGCCGCGCCTGCGCTCCGCTCGGGTCTGACCGTCCGTAACCGGCTCGGGCTCCGGGACCGACGCCTTCTGCTCCGCCTTCTCCTTTTCCTTCTTGGCCGCCTGCCGTTCGTGCGCCTTGCGGCGCTCCTTCATGATGTAGAGCTGCTGCGGCAACCGGGCCACGTTGGAGGAGGCGTAGTACAGGTTCAGGCCGGCGGCGAACCTGAGCAGGATCACCAGCATGAAGATGGGCATGAACCACATCATGAACTTCAACTGCGGGTTCGGCTCGGGCGTGGAGCGAAAGCTGAGGTACTGCAGCAGGAACATGCTGATGGCCATCAGCACCGGGATGATGTAGAGCGGATCGGGCCGGGACAGGTCGGGCAGCCACAGGAACTCGGTGCCGCGGAACTCGATCGTCGCCTGGAATACGAAGAACAAGGTGAAGAGGATTGGCATGGGGATCAGCATCGGCAGGCAACCGCCGAACGGGTTGAACCCCTCCTCCTTGTACAGCTTCATCATCTCCTTCTGCAGGCGCTCCGGCTGGTCCTTGTAGAGCGCCTGGACCTCCTTCATGCGCGGCTGGACCTCCATGTTGCGGAGCTGCGAACGCATGGCCCGCATGTTGAGCGGCCAGATCAGGAGATTGATCAGCAGCCCGAACAGGATCACCACCCAGCCGTAGGCCAGTCCCGACACCCGGCGCATGCCCACCAGGGCCCACGTGGCGATGCGCGCCAGCGGCCGTATGATCGGTCCCAGGAACGACCACCCCAGGGGGTTCACGTCCCCGAACTGAGAGCCCATGGCGGCCAGCCGGTCGGACTCCTGCGGCCCCATGTACATGCGCAGAGCGAAGCCCCCGTCGCGCTCGAGCGGCAGCGTCGCGGCCATGAGGGCTGCGTCCTCCAGGGGCGTGGGGTCGACCAGCAACCCACCCAGGTAGCGCTCCTGGTCCGGCAGGCCGAACACCGCGGTCACGAAGTACTTGTTCTTCACCGCGGCCCACGACAGCGGGCCCTCGTCCACCGTCGGCTCCGTCACGCGCCCCAGGGACTCGCTGCGCACCCCGCGTCTCGGACCGTTCGTGACGTAGCCCAGGT
This region of Gemmatimonadota bacterium genomic DNA includes:
- a CDS encoding phage holin family protein; this translates as MDPHGGPDSPQSPNAEPGLIDLVGRVASDALDLLKQEGRLATLQARDVFVAALWGSLRVGVPIALAAIAGVLLVIGGVAWLTESLGSLWAGTLVAGGSLLLVALVLLALAALSLKPAPRVQPSVPAPPDGDDGRPKLVTGGE
- a CDS encoding acylphosphatase, with translation MPDSSAGEAVRFVVSGRVQGVGFRWWCMRAGSALDVWGTIRNLADGSVEVIAAGQAEALATLEQRLWKGPALARVTAVRSSPAESTGSPDAGLRVVG
- the yidC gene encoding membrane protein insertase YidC, with the protein product METWRIFLAVTLMLGVIVLTNILFPPPPPPPRDAGALPDSAAAALPTADTLPGALDTAAGPAPADPLAAVDSAPPGDTLARVEPAPPARVVVVESPLYRYRLSSAGGALVGAELLEYESFTREGAVELAIDSLAPLVAFGLRAGGREASLTDLTFRTDAPDTVRLQPGESGREVELIAALADGSPVSLVYSFSADSYAVDLRGRAELGPLADQTSLLIRLSPTLAINEQDAREDRRNLGYVTNGPRRGVRSESLGRVTEPTVDEGPLSWAAVKNKYFVTAVFGLPDQERYLGGLLVDPTPLEDAALMAATLPLERDGGFALRMYMGPQESDRLAAMGSQFGDVNPLGWSFLGPIIRPLARIATWALVGMRRVSGLAYGWVVILFGLLINLLIWPLNMRAMRSQLRNMEVQPRMKEVQALYKDQPERLQKEMMKLYKEEGFNPFGGCLPMLIPMPILFTLFFVFQATIEFRGTEFLWLPDLSRPDPLYIIPVLMAISMFLLQYLSFRSTPEPNPQLKFMMWFMPIFMLVILLRFAAGLNLYYASSNVARLPQQLYIMKERRKAHERQAAKKEKEKAEQKASVPEPEPVTDGQTRAERRRGRRTGA